From the Paraflavitalea soli genome, the window CACAAAATTCCTTACACCCCCGGGCTTTTTCAATGCCCGAAAGTACAACAGGACATCCCCGAAACCGGGGAGCTTAGTTAATGGTTAATGATCAGACAAGGACCGGCCGTTGCAGGGAAAGAATGATCCACTGAAAAGGATACAGAAAATACTTAGCGAGTGATAGCGGATTTTTGTAATGCTGGTGACGTAAGGTTATTCGTCAGCTCATTACTACGAGGAGAGAAAGATATCCAGGCGTAACAGACCACTGTATAAAGTCGAATAAATCCTATCCTAAATTTACCTAAATAATATGGGGTATAGACGTGCTTTTTATGCAGCACCATGGCATATTAGGTTGTGAGTAAAACTTCTTGCTGGAATTAGGAAAAGAATAGCTCGCGGCTGAGTACTACAAGAGCGATGATCAATACAAACCATCCAAATCCCTTCCGGAGCGAGTTGGCCGATATCCTGTCGGACAGGGCCGTTCCGATAAAAATGCCTCCGATGGCGATAGTGGTAAAGCTTAATAACTGTGTCCAGTTAATGGTATACTGAGCCATGGTGCTGAAGAAGCCAAACAGGGAACTAAACGTCATGATGGTAAGGGAGGATCCTACAGCAGTTTTCATGGGCAGCTTACCAAACAATACCAGTGCAGGAATGATGAGGAATCCACCGCCAGCGCCAAGCAATCCAGTCACAATGCCTACTCCTACGCCCTGTAGAAAAAGGGGCAACATTTTGCGGGGCTGGTCTTGTGCAGGCACGGCAGCCAGTTGATTTCTGGTGGAAGAGCGGATCATAGAAACTGAGGTCAGCAACATGAGCAGCCCAAACAACAGCATAAGGAAAACGGCCTTGGTAACTACCAACGGGCCGATGGTGAAGAAATGGTCTGGCAGTAAGGGCACCAGGTGATGACGGGCAATAAATACGGACAGCATGGAAGCACTGCCAAATACAAATACAACGGGAATGTCAACCAATCCCTTCTTAAAAGCTTTTACAGAACCTACCAGGCTACAGCTACCCACCACAAACAAAGAGTACATGGTGGCCAAAACGGGCTCTACATGCAGCAGGTACACCAATACGGGTACGGTAATGATGGAGCCTCCGCCTCCCACCAAACCCAGTGAAAGGCCAATCAATACAGCTATAATGTAGCCTGCTATTTCCATAGGCATAACTTCTTTAGATCAGGGTGAGCCGCCTTTGAAAGGCGATCCACCCTTCGATAGAGTGGCATCGGCTCAAGTTGTGTTCAAAAAAGTGCGGAAAGGTAAGGTTAGTTTGCGAGGTGGCGCATCCCCTTTTGTGTGAAGATGTGAGTAAAATGAGGTTTTCCGGTTGCCAGGAGTTCTTCGGTTCCCGTATTTTTGGCCAAAGTTTATCCGTTGCTCAAACCTTTTCACCAGGAAATATTGATAGAAGCGGGCTGTGATGAAGCCGGCCGGGGCTGTCTGGCAGGTCCTGTATTTGCCGCCGCGGTTATATTGCCCAAGGATTTTCACCACCCCCTGCTCAATGATTCCAAACAGGTAACGGAAGAACACCGGTATGAACTAAGGCCCATCATAGAAAAACATGCAGTAAGTTATGCAGTAGGCATTGTAGACCATGAGGAAATTGACGCCATCAACATACTAAAAGCATCCTTCAAGGCCATGCACCTGGCGATTGATAAGCTCACCACTGCGCCGCAGTTACTGCTCATCGAT encodes:
- a CDS encoding sulfite exporter TauE/SafE family protein, with the protein product MEIAGYIIAVLIGLSLGLVGGGGSIITVPVLVYLLHVEPVLATMYSLFVVGSCSLVGSVKAFKKGLVDIPVVFVFGSASMLSVFIARHHLVPLLPDHFFTIGPLVVTKAVFLMLLFGLLMLLTSVSMIRSSTRNQLAAVPAQDQPRKMLPLFLQGVGVGIVTGLLGAGGGFLIIPALVLFGKLPMKTAVGSSLTIMTFSSLFGFFSTMAQYTINWTQLLSFTTIAIGGIFIGTALSDRISANSLRKGFGWFVLIIALVVLSRELFFS
- a CDS encoding ribonuclease HII, whose amino-acid sequence is MLKPFHQEILIEAGCDEAGRGCLAGPVFAAAVILPKDFHHPLLNDSKQVTEEHRYELRPIIEKHAVSYAVGIVDHEEIDAINILKASFKAMHLAIDKLTTAPQLLLIDGNRFTTYPTIPHECIIKGDGIYASIAAASILAKTYRDDYMMQLHDQFPQYNWNSNKGYATLKHRNAIEAHGMSPYHRKSFQCLPSQLELDL